Proteins co-encoded in one Actinomadura luteofluorescens genomic window:
- the pdhA gene encoding pyruvate dehydrogenase (acetyl-transferring) E1 component subunit alpha, translating to MTTKKTVKTDPGGAAGEAARTAGGAARDAAAKERRSLLHEMLRIRRFEERCVELYSAAEIRGFMHLYIGEEAVAAGVMPELGPEDAVVTTYREHGHALARGIPAEAIMAEMFGRSTGCSRGRGGSMHLFDAATRFYGGNAIVAGGLPLAVGLALADRMRGADRVTACFLGDGAAAEGEFHECLNLAALWRLPVLFVCENNQYAMGTALAREHAETDLALRASSYGLVAWAVDGMDALAVSAAARRAAEAVRWGGGPHFLEMRTYRYRAHSMYDPDRYRTKAEIEEWRRHDPIDALAARLRADGDLGGDDLAAMDKEIAAEIDGAVKAARKAPLEPVADLTRFVYSERAVRP from the coding sequence ATGACCACGAAGAAGACGGTGAAGACCGATCCCGGCGGCGCCGCCGGGGAGGCCGCCCGGACGGCGGGCGGGGCGGCGCGGGACGCGGCGGCGAAGGAGCGCCGGAGCCTCCTCCACGAGATGCTGCGCATCCGGCGCTTCGAGGAGCGCTGCGTCGAGCTGTACAGCGCGGCCGAGATCCGCGGGTTCATGCACCTGTACATCGGCGAGGAGGCCGTGGCCGCCGGGGTGATGCCGGAGCTCGGCCCCGAGGACGCCGTCGTCACCACCTACCGCGAGCACGGGCACGCCCTGGCGCGCGGGATCCCGGCCGAGGCGATCATGGCGGAGATGTTCGGCCGCTCCACCGGCTGCAGCCGCGGCCGCGGCGGCTCGATGCACCTGTTCGACGCGGCGACCCGGTTCTACGGCGGCAACGCCATCGTGGCCGGCGGGCTGCCGCTCGCGGTCGGGCTGGCGCTCGCCGACCGGATGCGCGGCGCCGACCGCGTCACGGCGTGCTTCCTCGGGGACGGGGCGGCCGCCGAGGGCGAGTTCCACGAATGCCTGAACCTGGCCGCGCTCTGGCGCCTGCCGGTCCTGTTCGTCTGCGAGAACAACCAGTACGCGATGGGCACCGCGCTCGCCCGCGAGCACGCCGAGACCGACCTGGCCCTGCGCGCCTCGTCCTACGGCCTGGTGGCGTGGGCCGTGGACGGCATGGACGCGCTCGCCGTCTCTGCGGCCGCGCGGCGGGCGGCCGAGGCGGTGCGCTGGGGCGGCGGCCCGCACTTCCTGGAGATGCGCACCTACCGGTACCGCGCCCACTCGATGTACGACCCGGACCGCTACCGGACCAAGGCCGAGATCGAGGAGTGGAGGCGCCACGACCCGATCGACGCGCTCGCCGCCCGGCTGCGCGCCGACGGCGACCTCGGCGGCGACGACCTCGCCGCGATGGACAAGGAGATCGCCGCCGAGATCGACGGCGCCGTGAAGGCGGCGCGCAAGGCCCCGCTGGAGCCGGTCGCCGACCTGACCCGCTTCGTCTACTCCGAGAGGGCGGTGCGGCCATGA
- a CDS encoding TetR/AcrR family transcriptional regulator yields the protein MTSQAPGARPYRGVPADQRRARRRAALLAAGLELLGTQGWAATTVRKVCAEAGLNDRYFYESFPDRDALLLAIVDEQVARGTDVILSAARRAPRHPQARTRAVVTAVFDFLTTDPRRAHILTHAFPSSPLLQRRRIEIIRTMAAIFTVQTHETLDQVLLPDVDVELTGLTLTAGLWELFTTWFRGDLDVDRDHLIDYTVALMLSTIELAAPLHHRLH from the coding sequence GTGACGTCCCAGGCCCCCGGCGCGCGCCCCTACCGCGGCGTGCCCGCCGACCAGCGCCGGGCCCGCCGCCGCGCCGCGCTGCTGGCGGCCGGGCTGGAACTGCTGGGCACCCAGGGGTGGGCCGCCACGACCGTCCGGAAGGTGTGCGCCGAGGCCGGGCTGAACGACCGCTACTTCTACGAGAGCTTCCCGGACCGCGACGCCCTGCTCCTGGCGATCGTCGACGAGCAGGTGGCCCGGGGCACCGACGTGATCCTGTCCGCCGCCCGGCGGGCGCCGCGCCACCCGCAGGCCCGCACGCGCGCCGTGGTGACCGCCGTGTTCGACTTCCTGACCACGGACCCGCGCCGCGCCCACATCCTCACCCACGCCTTCCCCTCCTCCCCCCTGCTCCAGCGGCGGCGGATCGAGATCATCCGGACCATGGCGGCGATCTTCACCGTCCAGACCCACGAGACGCTCGACCAGGTCCTGCTGCCCGACGTGGACGTGGAACTGACCGGCCTGACCCTCACGGCCGGCCTCTGGGAGCTGTTCACCACCTGGTTCCGCGGAGACCTGGACGTCGATCGCGACCACCTGATCGACTACACCGTCGCGCTGATGCTGAGCACCATCGAGCTGGCGGCGCCCCTCCACCACCGCCTCCACTGA
- a CDS encoding alpha-ketoacid dehydrogenase subunit beta, producing the protein MTTTRTAPGAPAAGANGGITYREAMRAALREALAKDERVFLMGEDVGRYGGCFAVSLGLLEEFGPERIRDTPLSESAFVGAGIGAALAGMRPIVEIMTVNFSLLALDQILNNAATLSHMSGGQFGVPLVIRMTTGAGRQLAAQHSHSLEGWYTHIPGLRIVAPATLEDARGMLWTALADPDPVLIFEHGSLYTLSGELPPGAGAVDIDRAAVRRPGSDVSLITYGGTLHKTLEAAGRLASEGVEAEVLDLRSLRPLDDATIMDSVRRTHRAVVVDEAWRSGSLSAEISARVTEQVFYELDAPVARVCGVEIPIPYPRHLEEAAVPQPDDVVAAAHRVVSGDA; encoded by the coding sequence ATGACCACCACCCGGACGGCCCCCGGCGCTCCGGCGGCCGGCGCGAACGGCGGCATCACCTATCGGGAGGCCATGCGGGCGGCCCTGCGGGAGGCGCTCGCGAAGGACGAGCGCGTGTTCCTGATGGGCGAGGACGTCGGGCGCTACGGCGGCTGCTTCGCCGTCAGCCTCGGCCTGCTGGAGGAGTTCGGCCCCGAGCGGATCCGCGACACGCCCCTGTCGGAGTCGGCGTTCGTCGGCGCGGGCATCGGCGCGGCCCTCGCCGGCATGCGCCCCATCGTGGAGATCATGACGGTGAACTTCAGCCTGCTCGCGCTCGACCAGATCCTCAACAACGCCGCGACGCTGTCGCACATGTCCGGCGGGCAGTTCGGCGTCCCGCTGGTGATCCGGATGACGACCGGGGCGGGCCGGCAGCTGGCCGCCCAGCACTCGCACAGCCTCGAAGGCTGGTACACCCACATCCCCGGCCTGCGGATCGTCGCGCCCGCGACCCTGGAGGACGCCCGCGGCATGCTGTGGACCGCCCTCGCGGACCCCGACCCCGTCCTGATCTTCGAGCACGGGTCGCTGTACACCCTGTCCGGCGAGCTGCCGCCGGGCGCCGGGGCGGTGGACATCGACCGCGCGGCCGTGCGCAGGCCCGGCTCGGACGTCAGCCTGATCACCTACGGCGGCACCCTGCACAAGACCCTGGAGGCGGCCGGGCGGCTCGCCTCCGAGGGCGTCGAGGCCGAGGTGCTCGACCTGCGGTCGCTGCGCCCCCTGGACGACGCCACGATCATGGACTCGGTCCGCCGCACCCACCGCGCGGTGGTGGTGGACGAGGCGTGGCGGTCGGGCAGCCTGTCGGCGGAGATCAGCGCCCGCGTCACCGAGCAGGTGTTCTACGAGCTCGACGCGCCGGTCGCCCGCGTGTGCGGCGTGGAGATCCCCATCCCGTACCCGCGGCACCTGGAGGAGGCGGCGGTGCCGCAGCCGGACGACGTCGTCGCCGCCGCGCACCGGGTGGTGAGCGGGGATGCCTGA
- a CDS encoding phosphoribosyltransferase has protein sequence MYSDRQDAGRQLVANLRRYTGGGVRVLGLHGGGVPVAAETAARLGCALDALVVRELVVPGPPGVLVGAVAEGPARVLDEEAVRRSGAGETRIRELERDARVEARALGLRLRGRRPSLPPTGRDVIVVDDGAAGRLAAEVACRDARAQGAGRVVFAVAAAPPATIDHLWTVADEVVCPLSPTFFVTASDFYLDFAPVSEVEAARLLERASQHTA, from the coding sequence ATGTACTCCGATCGGCAGGACGCGGGGCGGCAGCTCGTCGCCAACCTGCGGCGGTACACGGGTGGTGGCGTCCGGGTCCTCGGCCTTCACGGGGGCGGCGTCCCGGTGGCGGCCGAGACCGCCGCGCGGCTCGGTTGCGCGCTGGACGCGCTCGTCGTGCGCGAACTCGTCGTCCCGGGGCCTCCCGGCGTCCTGGTGGGCGCGGTCGCGGAGGGCCCGGCACGGGTCCTGGACGAGGAGGCCGTCCGGCGGTCGGGGGCCGGGGAGACGCGGATCCGGGAGCTGGAGCGGGACGCCCGCGTCGAGGCGCGGGCCCTCGGGCTCCGGCTGCGCGGGCGGCGACCGAGCCTCCCGCCGACGGGCCGCGACGTCATCGTCGTCGACGACGGAGCGGCAGGCCGCCTCGCGGCCGAGGTCGCGTGCCGTGACGCCCGGGCCCAGGGCGCCGGGCGGGTCGTCTTCGCCGTGGCCGCGGCGCCGCCCGCCACCATCGACCATCTGTGGACCGTCGCCGACGAGGTGGTGTGCCCGCTCTCGCCGACGTTCTTCGTCACCGCGAGCGACTTCTACCTGGACTTCGCACCGGTCTCCGAGGTGGAGGCCGCCAGGCTGCTCGAACGGGCGTCCCAGCACACCGCGTGA
- a CDS encoding acyl carrier protein: MTPRQARDLAARSLEKAAPDIDASAVGGDADLREDLGLDSLDFLGFVEGLSDAAGLRIDEDDYPELATLDGCVAYLTRRA, encoded by the coding sequence GTGACACCCCGACAGGCACGAGACCTCGCCGCCCGCTCGCTGGAGAAGGCGGCGCCCGACATCGACGCCTCGGCGGTCGGCGGTGACGCCGACCTGCGCGAGGACCTCGGCCTCGACTCGCTCGACTTCCTCGGCTTCGTCGAGGGGCTGAGCGACGCCGCGGGCCTGCGCATCGACGAGGACGACTATCCGGAGCTGGCCACACTGGACGGCTGCGTCGCCTACCTCACCCGCCGGGCCTGA
- a CDS encoding CBS domain-containing protein, with protein MRVSNVYRPTVFTCRADEPLGDVARQMIEREVGALAVLDGERVTGIITERDLAGALASSADAASQEAAGYASARVETAALDEDARDVARRMLEAGIRHLPVDDHGRLVGMVSMRDLLALETWAA; from the coding sequence ATGCGGGTCAGCAACGTGTACCGGCCGACGGTCTTCACCTGCCGGGCGGACGAGCCGCTCGGCGACGTCGCGCGGCAGATGATCGAGAGGGAGGTCGGCGCGCTGGCGGTGCTCGACGGCGAGCGGGTCACCGGGATCATCACCGAGCGCGATCTGGCCGGGGCCCTCGCCTCCTCGGCCGACGCGGCCTCGCAGGAGGCGGCGGGCTACGCCTCGGCGCGGGTGGAGACCGCCGCGCTGGACGAGGACGCGCGGGACGTCGCCCGCCGGATGCTGGAGGCGGGCATCCGCCACCTGCCGGTGGACGACCACGGGCGGCTGGTGGGGATGGTCTCGATGCGCGACCTGCTGGCGCTGGAGACCTGGGCGGCCTGA
- a CDS encoding universal stress protein, producing MVLGGARHGPAVGGISVDGPILVGVDGSEAGTRALDWAAGEAGVRRVALRLLHALPEPRAGRGNGPERDEARRLLDRAEQRVRRRVEGVEATGELVEGDAASALVARARDAGMVVVGTRGSGGLAGLMLGSVAFKVAAHSPVTVALASAVREPTTGRPEIVAGLDGTSAGAVLAEAFREASLWQAPLRVVHAFRFFQVPDPVHSAELAALLRRHRRAEERRIEEALAGWRTRFPDVPVTAEVVNDSARKALPRVSAGAQLVVVGPHDHRDPLMPLGSVTYTVIHRCGCPVLIARPA from the coding sequence GTGGTCCTCGGGGGCGCGCGGCACGGACCTGCGGTTGGGGGGATTTCGGTGGATGGTCCGATCTTGGTGGGGGTGGACGGGTCGGAGGCCGGCACCCGGGCGCTGGACTGGGCGGCCGGCGAGGCCGGGGTCCGGCGGGTCGCCCTCCGGCTCCTGCACGCCCTTCCGGAGCCTCGTGCCGGGCGCGGGAACGGGCCCGAGCGGGACGAGGCGCGGCGCTTGCTGGACCGCGCCGAGCAGCGGGTGCGCCGCCGCGTGGAAGGCGTCGAGGCGACGGGCGAACTGGTCGAGGGCGACGCGGCGAGCGCCCTGGTCGCGCGGGCGCGGGACGCCGGGATGGTCGTCGTCGGCACCCGGGGGAGCGGCGGCCTCGCCGGCCTCATGCTCGGCTCCGTGGCCTTCAAGGTCGCGGCCCACTCCCCGGTCACGGTGGCGCTCGCGTCGGCCGTGCGCGAGCCGACGACCGGCCGCCCCGAGATCGTCGCCGGTCTGGACGGGACGTCCGCGGGGGCGGTGCTGGCCGAGGCCTTCCGGGAGGCCTCGCTGTGGCAGGCGCCGCTGCGGGTCGTGCACGCCTTCCGGTTCTTCCAGGTCCCGGACCCGGTGCACTCCGCGGAACTCGCCGCGCTCCTGCGGCGCCACCGGCGGGCGGAGGAGCGGCGGATCGAGGAGGCGCTGGCCGGCTGGCGGACGCGGTTCCCCGATGTCCCGGTGACGGCCGAGGTCGTCAACGACAGCGCCCGCAAGGCCCTGCCCCGGGTGTCGGCCGGCGCGCAGCTGGTCGTGGTCGGGCCCCACGACCACAGGGATCCCCTCATGCCGCTCGGGTCGGTGACCTATACGGTCATCCACCGGTGCGGCTGCCCGGTGCTCATCGCCCGGCCCGCCTGA
- a CDS encoding universal stress protein: MNDHERTGTVLVGYDGSPVADEALRWGVREALFRHLPLTVCHAWHWPYPLRQPDKDTLEVLRGAGAIVADEGVRKAHGLAEGLDVRWRLERGWASAVLLEASREASLVVLGSRGHGGFEALTVGSTAVQVASHADRPVIVVRPDLPAAPKGRERLVVGVDGSTGGESAVGFAFEEAALRGASVTAVCSWWDPAAFRGPDRVPFSDPQVIRREAMARFEEDVAPWRSRYPQVPLETEFVVDTPREALAGAARGAALLVVGARGIGSGPQTLLGPVTQAALQEAPCPVAVVPAEGAGRRRAAETAGASARGGTG; the protein is encoded by the coding sequence ATGAACGATCACGAGAGGACGGGCACCGTCCTGGTCGGGTACGACGGGTCGCCCGTCGCGGACGAGGCGCTCCGCTGGGGGGTGCGGGAGGCCCTGTTCCGCCACCTGCCCCTCACGGTCTGCCATGCCTGGCACTGGCCCTATCCACTGCGCCAGCCGGACAAGGACACGCTGGAGGTCCTGCGCGGCGCGGGCGCGATCGTGGCGGACGAGGGCGTGCGCAAGGCCCACGGCCTCGCCGAGGGCCTGGACGTCCGCTGGCGCCTGGAGCGGGGGTGGGCTTCGGCCGTGCTGCTGGAGGCGTCGCGCGAGGCCTCCCTGGTCGTGCTCGGCTCGCGGGGGCACGGCGGCTTCGAGGCCCTGACGGTCGGCTCGACCGCGGTCCAGGTCGCGTCCCACGCCGACCGCCCGGTCATCGTCGTCCGGCCCGACCTGCCCGCCGCCCCAAAGGGCCGCGAGCGGCTGGTGGTGGGCGTGGACGGCTCGACGGGCGGCGAGTCGGCCGTCGGCTTCGCCTTCGAGGAGGCCGCGCTGCGCGGCGCCTCGGTGACGGCCGTGTGCAGCTGGTGGGACCCGGCCGCGTTCCGCGGACCGGACCGCGTCCCCTTCAGCGATCCCCAGGTGATCAGGCGCGAGGCGATGGCGCGCTTCGAGGAGGACGTCGCGCCCTGGCGGAGCCGGTACCCGCAGGTGCCGCTGGAGACCGAGTTCGTGGTCGACACTCCGCGGGAGGCACTGGCCGGCGCCGCCCGCGGCGCGGCGCTGCTGGTGGTGGGCGCGCGCGGAATCGGCTCGGGGCCCCAGACGCTGCTCGGCCCGGTGACCCAGGCCGCGCTGCAGGAGGCGCCCTGTCCGGTGGCGGTGGTGCCCGCCGAAGGAGCCGGGCGGCGGAGGGCCGCCGAGACCGCGGGCGCCTCGGCGCGCGGCGGAACGGGCTGA
- the acsA gene encoding acetate--CoA ligase gives MNVAGPRWDPIAKAGRPVLPPNLDDYEKVYDRFRWDEARAAMDGLPGGRGLNIAHEAVDRHAEGPLAGRVALRCLDRHDRVTELTYARLRDETCRFANVLRALGVRKADRVFTLLGRVPELYVTALGTLKNTSVLSPLFPAFGPEPIRDRLRLGDGVVLVTSLDLYTRKIAQIRDELPGLRHVLIVGGSGAPPGTVSYREVMDGAAADFEIPPTGPEDMALLHFTSGTTGRPKGAVHVHEAVVAHHATAAYALDLKRGDVFWCTADPGWVTGTSYGIIAPLTHGATLLVDAAEFDVRRWYRILEEQRVSVWYTAPTALRMLMRYGTGPARGRDLSALRFVASVGEPLNPEAVVWGVEAFGLPVHDNWWQTETGAIMIGNYASMDIRPGSMGRPMPGVEAALLERGPDGRARVSAGRRVTVARGPEAEGELALRPGWPSMFRGYLHDDARYARAFAGGWYLTGDIARRDADGYYWFVARADDVIKSAGHLIGPFEVESALMEHEAVAEAGVIGRPDPVAGEVVKAFVTLRPGYEPDEETRRELIAFGRRRLASLAPKEIAFDRHLPHTRSGKVMRRLLKARELGLPEGDVSTLEQSP, from the coding sequence GTGAACGTCGCCGGACCACGCTGGGACCCCATCGCCAAGGCCGGGCGGCCGGTCCTCCCGCCGAACCTGGACGACTACGAGAAGGTCTACGACCGCTTCCGCTGGGACGAGGCGCGCGCCGCCATGGACGGCCTTCCGGGCGGCCGGGGCCTCAACATCGCCCACGAGGCGGTCGACCGGCACGCCGAGGGGCCGCTCGCCGGCCGGGTGGCGCTGCGCTGCCTGGACCGGCACGACCGGGTCACCGAACTCACCTACGCGCGGCTGCGGGACGAGACCTGCCGGTTCGCCAACGTGCTGCGCGCGCTCGGAGTCCGCAAGGCGGACCGGGTGTTCACCCTGCTGGGACGCGTTCCGGAGCTGTACGTGACGGCGCTCGGGACGCTGAAGAACACCAGCGTCCTGTCGCCTCTGTTCCCCGCGTTCGGGCCGGAGCCGATCCGCGACCGGCTCCGCCTCGGGGACGGGGTGGTGCTGGTCACCAGCCTCGACCTGTACACCAGGAAGATCGCCCAGATCCGGGACGAGCTGCCGGGGCTGAGGCACGTGCTGATCGTCGGCGGGTCGGGGGCGCCGCCCGGCACGGTCTCCTACCGGGAGGTCATGGACGGGGCCGCCGCGGACTTCGAGATCCCCCCGACCGGCCCCGAGGACATGGCGCTGCTGCACTTCACCAGCGGCACCACCGGACGGCCCAAGGGCGCGGTCCACGTCCACGAGGCGGTCGTGGCGCATCACGCGACCGCGGCGTACGCGCTGGACCTGAAGCGCGGCGACGTGTTCTGGTGCACGGCCGACCCCGGCTGGGTCACCGGCACCTCCTACGGGATCATCGCCCCGCTCACCCACGGCGCGACGCTGCTGGTGGACGCCGCGGAGTTCGACGTGCGGCGCTGGTACCGGATCCTGGAGGAGCAGCGCGTCTCGGTCTGGTACACGGCGCCGACGGCGCTGCGGATGCTCATGCGGTACGGGACCGGCCCGGCGCGCGGCCGCGACCTGTCCGCCCTGCGGTTCGTCGCCAGCGTGGGGGAGCCGCTCAACCCCGAGGCCGTCGTGTGGGGCGTGGAGGCGTTCGGCCTGCCCGTCCACGACAACTGGTGGCAGACCGAGACCGGCGCGATCATGATCGGCAACTACGCGTCCATGGACATCAGGCCCGGCTCGATGGGACGTCCGATGCCCGGCGTGGAGGCCGCGCTGCTGGAACGCGGCCCGGACGGGCGCGCGCGGGTGTCGGCCGGCCGGCGGGTGACCGTGGCGCGCGGCCCGGAGGCCGAGGGCGAGCTCGCGCTGCGGCCCGGATGGCCGTCGATGTTCCGGGGCTACCTGCACGACGACGCGCGCTACGCCCGGGCCTTCGCCGGCGGCTGGTACCTCACCGGGGACATCGCCCGCCGGGACGCGGACGGCTACTACTGGTTCGTCGCCCGCGCCGACGACGTGATCAAGTCGGCCGGGCACCTGATCGGCCCGTTCGAGGTCGAGAGCGCGCTGATGGAGCACGAGGCCGTCGCCGAGGCGGGGGTCATCGGGCGGCCGGACCCGGTCGCGGGCGAGGTCGTCAAGGCGTTCGTCACCCTGCGCCCGGGCTACGAGCCGGACGAGGAGACCCGCCGCGAGCTGATCGCCTTCGGCCGCCGGCGGCTGGCGTCGCTGGCGCCCAAGGAGATCGCGTTCGACCGGCACCTCCCGCACACCCGCAGCGGCAAGGTGATGCGGCGGCTGCTGAAGGCGCGCGAGCTCGGGCTCCCCGAAGGGGACGTGTCGACACTGGAGCAGAGCCCATGA
- a CDS encoding dihydrolipoamide acetyltransferase family protein: MPDFTMPSLGADMDRGTLTEWLVGPGDRVNRGDAVAVVETDKAEIEVECFDDGVIDALLVEPGTSVPVGAPLARLTSPEAPAAPPEPSAPEPVSGEPAPAPAPAPEPRHAATPLVRRLAEEQGVDVASVHGTGHDGRVVRADVERAARPPSRPKASPMARRIAGELGVDLGRVRGSGAGGAIRADDVRAAARTPRPPARPRRKAAAPRPAKAGRQAAMRRAIGELMARSKREIPHYYLGTTIDMSAATAWLWARNRELPVAKRLLPAALLLRASALAAREVPELNGHWLDDAFVQGDGVHLGIVTALRGGGLMTPTLRGADDLSLDELMAALKEMLVRARTGRLRGSELADATITVTDLGDQGVESVTGVIFPPQVALIGFGKIVQRPWAVEGLLGVRPVVTATLAADHRASDGHTGARLLEAVDRLLQSPEEL, from the coding sequence ATGCCTGACTTCACGATGCCCTCGCTCGGCGCCGACATGGACCGCGGCACCCTCACCGAATGGCTGGTCGGGCCGGGGGACCGGGTGAACCGGGGCGACGCCGTCGCCGTCGTCGAGACCGACAAGGCCGAAATCGAAGTGGAGTGCTTCGACGACGGCGTGATCGACGCCCTCCTCGTCGAGCCCGGCACCAGCGTCCCGGTCGGGGCCCCGCTCGCCCGCCTGACCTCCCCGGAGGCTCCGGCGGCCCCGCCGGAGCCTTCGGCCCCGGAGCCGGTGAGCGGGGAGCCCGCTCCCGCTCCCGCTCCCGCTCCCGAGCCCCGGCATGCGGCGACTCCGCTCGTCCGGCGGCTGGCCGAGGAACAGGGCGTCGACGTGGCCTCGGTGCACGGCACGGGCCACGACGGCAGGGTCGTCCGCGCGGACGTCGAGCGGGCCGCCCGCCCGCCGTCCCGTCCGAAGGCGTCGCCCATGGCCCGCCGGATCGCCGGCGAGCTCGGCGTCGACCTGGGGCGGGTGCGCGGTTCCGGGGCCGGCGGCGCCATCCGGGCCGACGACGTCCGCGCCGCCGCGCGGACGCCGCGGCCGCCCGCGCGTCCGCGGCGCAAGGCGGCGGCCCCGCGTCCCGCGAAGGCGGGCAGGCAGGCCGCGATGCGGCGGGCGATCGGCGAGCTCATGGCCCGGAGCAAACGCGAGATCCCGCACTACTACCTCGGCACCACCATCGACATGAGCGCCGCGACGGCCTGGCTCTGGGCGCGCAACCGCGAGCTCCCGGTGGCGAAGCGCCTCCTCCCGGCCGCGCTGCTGCTCAGGGCGAGCGCGCTGGCGGCCCGCGAGGTCCCCGAGCTCAACGGGCACTGGCTCGACGACGCGTTCGTCCAGGGGGACGGCGTCCACCTCGGCATCGTCACCGCGCTGCGCGGCGGCGGGCTGATGACCCCCACCCTGCGCGGCGCCGACGATCTGTCCTTGGACGAGCTGATGGCCGCTCTGAAGGAGATGCTGGTGCGCGCCCGGACGGGCCGGCTGCGCGGCTCCGAGCTGGCCGACGCCACGATCACCGTCACCGATCTGGGCGACCAGGGCGTGGAGTCGGTGACCGGCGTCATCTTCCCGCCCCAGGTGGCCCTGATCGGCTTCGGCAAGATCGTCCAGCGGCCGTGGGCGGTGGAGGGGCTGCTGGGCGTCCGGCCGGTGGTCACCGCCACGCTGGCCGCCGATCACCGCGCCAGCGACGGCCACACGGGCGCGCGCCTCCTGGAGGCCGTGGACCGGCTGCTGCAGAGCCCGGAGGAGCTGTGA
- a CDS encoding histidine kinase — protein MTYPSPAPGHACGSPDARRVAHDLADQITRRLFGIGLELHCALARIQDPHACQGVRAALTGLDDAIDDLRRAVFDLHAAARDRDTADR, from the coding sequence ATGACCTATCCGTCACCTGCGCCCGGGCATGCATGCGGATCGCCTGACGCGCGGCGCGTCGCCCACGATCTGGCCGACCAGATCACCCGCCGGCTGTTCGGCATCGGCCTCGAACTGCACTGCGCCCTGGCCCGCATCCAGGACCCCCATGCCTGCCAGGGCGTCCGTGCGGCCCTCACCGGACTGGACGACGCCATCGACGATCTGCGCCGCGCCGTCTTCGACCTCCACGCCGCCGCCCGGGACAGGGACACCGCCGACCGCTGA
- a CDS encoding RNA polymerase sigma-70 factor has protein sequence MSDNAADPATEAFVAHRNLLFTVAYEMLGSAADAEDVLQETWLRWVKVDLEQVRDRRAYLVRITTRQALNRLRTMTRRRESYVGPWLPEPLLTSPDVAEDVELAESMSMALMLVLETLGPTERAVFVLREVFAVGYEEIAAAVGKSPAAVRQIAHRARRHVDARRPREAVSQSETRAVLESFRRALDTGDLQGLLDVLAPDVVMVGDGGGLKQAALRPVTGAEKVARYIIGGTGRVPSTVTADQTVVNGNPALVMRLDGELDGVLAVRVEGARITGLYYVRNPEKLTRVESETPLTR, from the coding sequence ATGAGCGACAACGCCGCCGACCCTGCGACCGAGGCCTTCGTCGCCCACCGCAACCTGCTCTTCACCGTCGCCTACGAGATGCTCGGCTCCGCGGCCGACGCCGAGGACGTCCTCCAGGAGACATGGTTGCGGTGGGTCAAGGTCGACCTGGAGCAGGTGCGCGACCGGCGCGCCTACCTGGTCCGCATCACGACCAGGCAGGCGCTCAACCGGTTGCGCACGATGACGCGCCGCAGGGAGTCCTACGTCGGTCCCTGGCTGCCCGAGCCGCTGCTCACCTCGCCGGACGTGGCGGAGGACGTAGAACTCGCCGAGAGCATGTCCATGGCGCTGATGCTCGTCCTGGAGACGCTGGGGCCGACCGAACGCGCCGTCTTCGTGCTGCGCGAGGTCTTCGCCGTCGGCTACGAGGAGATCGCGGCGGCGGTCGGCAAGAGCCCCGCGGCCGTCCGCCAGATCGCCCATCGCGCCCGCCGGCACGTCGACGCCCGCCGTCCCCGCGAGGCGGTCTCGCAGAGCGAGACCCGGGCGGTCCTGGAGTCGTTCCGGCGCGCGCTCGACACCGGGGACCTCCAGGGGCTGCTCGACGTCCTCGCCCCCGACGTCGTGATGGTGGGGGACGGCGGCGGCCTCAAGCAGGCGGCGCTGCGGCCGGTCACCGGCGCCGAGAAGGTGGCCCGCTACATCATCGGCGGCACCGGCAGGGTGCCGAGCACGGTCACCGCCGACCAGACCGTCGTCAACGGCAACCCGGCGCTCGTCATGCGGCTGGACGGCGAACTCGACGGCGTTCTGGCGGTCCGCGTGGAGGGCGCCCGCATCACCGGCCTCTACTACGTCCGCAATCCCGAGAAGCTGACCCGCGTCGAGTCCGAGACCCCGCTCACGCGGTGA
- a CDS encoding CBS domain-containing protein, producing MRARDLAVEYPTVTPDSSALDAARLVAEHRLAGLIVVGPGGRPVAVVPGSQLLRSIIPPHVRDDPALARVYDERHADMLCARLGEKSVADLLVEGQKALPVVDADATVMEIASVMAADRSPVVAVSGEADRTDAPMIGVITVAHLLDRLLPGPPAG from the coding sequence GTGCGCGCACGAGACCTCGCCGTCGAGTACCCGACCGTCACCCCGGACAGCAGTGCGCTGGACGCGGCCCGGCTGGTGGCCGAGCACCGCCTCGCCGGTCTGATCGTCGTCGGCCCCGGCGGCCGGCCCGTCGCGGTGGTCCCGGGTTCGCAGCTGCTGCGGTCGATCATCCCGCCGCACGTCCGGGACGACCCCGCCCTGGCCCGGGTCTACGACGAGCGCCACGCCGACATGCTGTGCGCCAGGCTCGGGGAGAAGAGCGTCGCCGATCTGCTCGTCGAGGGGCAGAAGGCACTGCCCGTCGTCGACGCCGACGCCACCGTCATGGAGATCGCCAGCGTCATGGCGGCCGACCGCAGCCCCGTCGTCGCGGTCAGCGGCGAGGCCGACCGCACCGACGCGCCGATGATCGGCGTCATCACCGTCGCGCACCTCCTCGACCGGCTCCTGCCCGGCCCGCCGGCGGGCTGA